One Polaribacter sp. KT25b DNA segment encodes these proteins:
- a CDS encoding LacI family DNA-binding transcriptional regulator produces MINKKKTTIKDIANVLNISAAAVSKALHNDPRISDKTKKAVKQVAKNLNYQPNHLASALRSGKSNLVGVIVPKTNSNFFSSVIENIEQVLNKEGYNIIITQSKESFKKECDSIDTLLFTQVDGIIASMANETTNLEHFEKVKSNEIPLILFDRGENDLNVDYIGIDDYNSSHLIVEHLVEQGCKRIAHIGGYKRTRIFNNRIKGYVDALNKFNLPLDDELLIESSLTIEDGRDKMEQLLALKNRPDAVYVAGDYAALGAQQVLLENNVKIPDEIALVGFGNEPFTALLTPSISSINQHSEIIGKKAAEAFLVHAKKSSFKQSLNKIILNAELIIRDSSNKKNQ; encoded by the coding sequence TTGATAAATAAAAAGAAAACTACTATAAAAGATATTGCTAATGTTTTAAACATATCTGCAGCAGCAGTTTCTAAAGCTTTACACAATGATCCTAGAATCAGTGATAAAACTAAAAAAGCAGTAAAACAAGTTGCTAAAAACTTAAATTATCAACCAAATCATTTGGCAAGTGCTTTACGAAGTGGAAAAAGTAATTTAGTGGGTGTAATTGTACCCAAAACGAACAGTAACTTTTTTTCATCAGTAATAGAAAATATAGAACAAGTTTTAAATAAAGAAGGATATAATATTATTATTACACAATCTAAAGAATCTTTTAAAAAAGAATGTGATAGCATAGATACTTTATTATTTACACAAGTTGATGGTATTATAGCTTCTATGGCAAATGAAACTACGAATTTAGAGCATTTTGAAAAAGTAAAATCAAATGAAATTCCTTTAATTTTGTTTGATAGAGGTGAAAACGATTTAAATGTAGATTATATTGGAATTGATGATTATAATAGCAGCCATTTAATTGTAGAACATCTTGTAGAGCAAGGTTGTAAAAGAATAGCACATATTGGTGGTTATAAACGAACTAGAATTTTTAATAATCGAATTAAAGGTTATGTTGATGCTTTAAATAAATTTAATTTACCTCTGGATGATGAATTATTAATAGAAAGTAGTTTAACTATTGAAGATGGTAGAGACAAAATGGAGCAATTATTAGCTCTTAAAAATAGACCAGATGCAGTTTATGTTGCAGGAGATTATGCTGCTTTAGGCGCACAACAGGTTTTGCTAGAAAATAATGTTAAAATACCCGATGAAATTGCTTTGGTTGGCTTTGGAAATGAACCTTTTACAGCATTGCTAACACCTAGTATTTCAAGTATTAATCAACATAGTGAAATCATTGGAAAAAAAGCGGCAGAAGCATTTTTAGTACACGCAAAAAAGAGTTCATTTAAACAATCGTTAAATAAAATAATTTTAAATGCCGAATTAATTATTAGAGATTCATCAAACAAAAAAAACCAGTGA
- the glyA gene encoding serine hydroxymethyltransferase, translated as MQLDNQIFDLIEEEKERQLNGLELIASENFVSDQVMRAQGSILTNKYAEGYPGKRYYGGCEVVDVIEQIAIDRAKELFGAAYVNVQPHSGSQANTAVYAACLKPGDTVLGFDLSHGGHLTHGSPVNFSGKLYNPVFYGVDKETGRIDYNHLEQQAKEHKPKLIIAGASAYSRDIDFEKFREIADSVGAILMADISHPAGLIAKGILNDPLPHCHIVTTTTHKTLRGPRGGMIMIGKDFENPFGETLKSGKPKMMSTLINSAVFPGNQGGPLEHVIAAKAIAFGEALTDEFLEYQIQVKENAAAMAKEFVARGYNIISGGTDNHCMLIDLRNKNISGKDAEIALGKADITVNKNMVPFDDKSPFITSGIRIGTAAITTRGLKVEDMVAVVNFIDEAIINAANEIALENIAERVAEMMSTRRLFVM; from the coding sequence ATGCAATTAGATAATCAAATTTTTGACCTTATCGAAGAGGAAAAGGAAAGACAGTTAAACGGGTTAGAGTTAATAGCTTCAGAAAACTTTGTTAGCGACCAAGTAATGAGAGCGCAAGGTTCTATTTTAACTAATAAATATGCCGAAGGATATCCAGGAAAAAGATATTATGGAGGCTGTGAAGTTGTAGATGTTATAGAGCAAATTGCAATTGATAGAGCTAAAGAATTGTTTGGCGCAGCATATGTAAATGTTCAGCCACATTCTGGTTCTCAGGCAAATACAGCTGTTTATGCTGCTTGTTTAAAACCTGGAGACACTGTTTTAGGTTTCGATTTATCTCATGGAGGACATTTAACGCATGGTTCTCCTGTAAATTTTTCTGGTAAATTATACAATCCAGTTTTTTATGGTGTAGATAAAGAAACAGGACGAATTGATTATAATCATTTAGAGCAACAAGCTAAAGAACACAAACCAAAGTTAATTATTGCTGGTGCATCTGCATATTCTAGAGATATAGATTTTGAGAAATTTAGAGAAATTGCTGACTCTGTTGGTGCTATTTTAATGGCAGATATTTCTCATCCTGCAGGTTTAATTGCAAAAGGAATTTTAAATGATCCTTTACCTCATTGTCATATTGTTACTACTACAACTCATAAAACTTTGCGTGGGCCAAGAGGAGGAATGATTATGATTGGTAAAGATTTTGAAAATCCTTTTGGTGAAACTTTAAAAAGTGGTAAACCTAAAATGATGTCAACTCTAATAAATTCTGCTGTTTTTCCAGGAAATCAAGGTGGACCTTTAGAGCATGTTATTGCAGCAAAAGCAATTGCTTTTGGTGAAGCTTTAACAGATGAGTTTTTAGAATATCAAATTCAAGTAAAAGAAAATGCTGCTGCAATGGCTAAAGAATTTGTTGCCAGAGGATATAATATTATTTCTGGCGGAACAGATAATCACTGTATGTTAATTGATTTACGTAATAAAAATATTTCTGGAAAAGATGCCGAAATTGCGCTTGGAAAAGCAGATATTACTGTAAATAAAAACATGGTTCCTTTTGATGATAAATCTCCATTTATAACTTCTGGAATTCGTATTGGAACTGCTGCAATTACAACACGTGGTTTAAAAGTAGAAGATATGGTTGCTGTTGTTAATTTTATTGATGAAGCAATTATAAATGCTGCAAATGAAATTGCTTTAGAGAATATTGCGGAAAGAGTTGCAGAAATGATGAGCACAAGAAGATTATTTGTAATGTAA
- a CDS encoding deoxyhypusine synthase family protein, with translation MTTNQKPITNFIEKYFLHFNAAALVDAAKGYEDQLKKGSKMLVSLAGAMSTAELGKIFAEFIRKDKVQIISCTGANLEEDVMNLVAHSHYKRVPNYRDLTPQDEWDLLEKGLNRVTDTCIPEEEAFRRIQEHIVKIWKDAEAKGERYLPHEYMYKLLLSGVLEQYYEIDLKDSWMYAAAEKNLPIICPGWEDSTMGNIFASYVMKGELKASTMKSGIEYMTFLADWYTDNSKDGIGFFQIGGGIAGDFPICVVPMLYQDMERTDTPFWSYFCQISDSTTSYGSYSGAVPNEKITWGKLDINTPKFIIESDATIVAPLIFAYLLEM, from the coding sequence ATGACTACTAATCAAAAACCGATTACAAATTTTATTGAAAAATATTTTCTTCATTTTAATGCAGCAGCTTTAGTTGATGCAGCAAAAGGATATGAAGATCAACTTAAGAAAGGTTCTAAAATGTTAGTGTCTTTAGCTGGTGCAATGAGTACAGCAGAGTTAGGTAAGATTTTTGCAGAATTTATTCGTAAAGATAAAGTACAAATAATTTCTTGTACAGGAGCTAATTTAGAAGAAGATGTAATGAATTTGGTTGCACATTCTCATTATAAACGAGTGCCAAATTATAGAGATTTAACGCCTCAAGATGAGTGGGATTTATTAGAAAAAGGTTTAAACAGAGTTACAGATACCTGTATTCCAGAAGAAGAAGCTTTTAGAAGAATTCAAGAACATATTGTTAAAATATGGAAAGATGCCGAAGCTAAAGGAGAACGTTATTTACCACATGAATACATGTATAAATTATTGTTGTCTGGAGTTTTAGAACAGTATTATGAAATAGATCTTAAAGATTCTTGGATGTATGCAGCTGCAGAAAAAAATCTACCTATTATTTGTCCAGGTTGGGAAGATTCTACAATGGGTAATATTTTTGCATCTTATGTAATGAAAGGAGAATTAAAAGCTTCTACAATGAAATCTGGAATTGAATATATGACTTTCTTAGCAGATTGGTATACAGATAATTCTAAAGACGGCATAGGTTTCTTTCAAATAGGAGGAGGGATTGCAGGTGATTTTCCTATTTGTGTAGTGCCAATGTTATATCAAGATATGGAAAGAACAGATACACCTTTTTGGAGCTATTTCTGTCAGATTTCTGATTCTACAACAAGTTATGGTTCTTATTCTGGTGCTGTGCCAAATGAAAAAATTACTTGGGGTAAATTAGATATAAATACACCAAAATTTATTATAGAAAGTGATGCAACAATTGTTGCGCCTCTTATATTTGCTTATTTATTAGAAATGTAA
- a CDS encoding carbon-nitrogen hydrolase family protein yields the protein MIKNIENIELHYLTLDDYKELKEAMIQVYASMPDSYWRENQIKSLIDKFPEGQVVIKINGDLAGCALSIILDYDKFDDDHTYEDITGNFTFNTHDSDGDVLYGIDVFIKKEYRGLRLGRRLYDYRKELAEKLNLRGIAFGGRIPNYHKYAATLSPKEYIEKVKRKEIHDPVLNFQISNDFHPSKILKGYLEGDGNSGEFAVLLEWDNIYYQKKSKKAATKKTVVRLGLIQWQMRLYKDLEELMEQAEFFVDSVSAYRADFALFPEFFNAPLMADYNHLPESQAIRELAKYTPKIVQKFSELAISYNINIITGSMPEIKDELLYNVGYICKRDGTKERYEKLHVTPDEAKVWGMQGGNQLKTFDTDCGKIGVLICYDSEFPELSRLLADEGMDILFVPFLTDTQTGYSRVRHCAQARAIENECYVAIAGSVGNLPKVNNMDIQYAQSMVFTPCDFSFPANGIKAEATTNTEMILIADVDLDMLKDLNKFGSVRNLNDRRKDIFELKKK from the coding sequence ATGATAAAAAATATTGAAAATATAGAGCTTCATTATTTAACCTTAGATGATTATAAAGAGTTAAAAGAAGCGATGATACAGGTATATGCAAGTATGCCAGATTCTTATTGGAGAGAAAATCAAATTAAATCACTGATTGATAAATTTCCTGAAGGACAAGTAGTTATAAAAATAAATGGAGATTTAGCTGGTTGTGCGCTTTCTATTATTTTAGATTATGACAAATTTGATGATGATCATACATATGAAGACATCACAGGAAATTTTACATTTAATACGCATGATTCTGATGGTGATGTTTTATACGGAATTGATGTGTTTATCAAAAAAGAATATAGAGGATTACGTCTTGGTAGAAGGTTGTATGATTATAGAAAAGAATTAGCCGAAAAACTAAATTTAAGAGGAATTGCATTTGGAGGTAGAATTCCTAATTATCATAAATACGCCGCAACTTTATCACCAAAAGAATATATAGAAAAAGTAAAACGTAAAGAAATTCATGACCCGGTTTTAAACTTTCAAATTTCAAATGATTTTCATCCATCTAAAATTTTAAAAGGATATTTAGAAGGTGATGGTAATTCTGGAGAATTTGCTGTTTTATTAGAATGGGATAATATTTATTATCAGAAAAAATCGAAGAAAGCTGCTACTAAAAAAACAGTAGTTCGGTTAGGTTTAATTCAATGGCAAATGCGTTTATACAAAGATTTGGAGGAATTAATGGAACAAGCAGAGTTTTTTGTGGATTCTGTTTCTGCTTATCGTGCAGATTTTGCATTATTTCCAGAATTCTTTAATGCACCTTTAATGGCTGATTATAATCATCTACCAGAATCGCAAGCGATTAGAGAATTAGCAAAATATACTCCAAAAATTGTTCAGAAATTTTCTGAATTGGCAATTAGTTATAATATTAATATTATAACTGGTAGTATGCCAGAAATTAAAGATGAATTGTTGTACAATGTTGGTTATATCTGTAAAAGAGATGGAACAAAAGAACGTTACGAAAAATTACATGTTACACCAGATGAAGCCAAAGTTTGGGGAATGCAAGGTGGAAATCAATTAAAAACTTTTGATACTGATTGTGGAAAAATTGGTGTTTTAATTTGTTATGATTCAGAGTTTCCAGAATTAAGTAGATTATTAGCAGATGAAGGAATGGATATTTTATTTGTGCCTTTTTTAACGGATACACAAACAGGATATTCTAGAGTACGCCATTGTGCACAAGCAAGAGCTATAGAAAATGAATGTTATGTTGCCATTGCTGGTAGTGTTGGTAATTTACCGAAAGTAAATAATATGGACATTCAATATGCACAATCTATGGTTTTTACTCCTTGTGATTTTTCTTTTCCTGCAAACGGAATTAAAGCTGAAGCAACTACAAATACAGAAATGATTTTAATTGCTGATGTTGATTTAGATATGCTAAAAGATTTAAATAAATTTGGTAGTGTTAGAAACTTAAATGATAGAAGAAAAGATATTTTTGAATTAAAAAAGAAATAA
- a CDS encoding sugar kinase: protein MSRVVTFGEIMLRLAPEGFLRFSQANSFDVVYGGGESNVAVSLANYGISTDFVTRLPKNDIGECAMMEMRKRGVNVDKIVWGGERLGIYFLETGAVSRGSKVVYDRAHSAMSTIQPGMIDWDEVFKGVEWFHWTGITPAISQSSADVCLEAVQAASRLGVTISTDLNYRAKLWNYGGDREAIMTELTSYCDVILGNEEDAEMHFGIKPTGAAVQTAGHDVKAEAFLNVCQQMMEKFPRAKKVITTLRGSISASHNTWAGVLYDGTKMLETRQYQITDIVDRVGGGDSFMGGLIYGLLTYPDNDQNALDFAVAASCLKHTIKGDANLATVAEVNKLMGGDASGRVAR from the coding sequence ATGAGTAGAGTTGTAACATTTGGAGAAATCATGTTAAGATTAGCTCCTGAAGGATTTTTAAGATTTTCACAAGCAAATAGTTTTGATGTTGTATATGGTGGTGGAGAATCTAATGTAGCAGTTTCTTTAGCTAATTATGGTATTTCAACAGATTTCGTAACACGTTTACCAAAAAATGATATTGGTGAGTGTGCAATGATGGAAATGCGTAAAAGAGGTGTTAATGTAGATAAAATTGTTTGGGGTGGTGAACGTTTAGGTATTTATTTTTTAGAAACTGGTGCAGTATCTAGAGGATCTAAAGTGGTTTATGATAGAGCACATTCTGCAATGTCTACAATCCAGCCAGGAATGATTGATTGGGATGAAGTATTTAAAGGAGTAGAATGGTTTCATTGGACAGGGATTACGCCTGCAATTTCTCAAAGTTCTGCAGATGTTTGTTTAGAAGCTGTACAAGCTGCTAGCAGATTAGGAGTTACAATTTCTACAGATTTAAATTACAGAGCTAAACTTTGGAATTATGGTGGAGATCGTGAAGCTATAATGACAGAATTAACTTCTTACTGTGATGTTATTTTAGGTAATGAAGAAGATGCTGAAATGCACTTTGGAATTAAACCTACTGGAGCAGCAGTGCAAACAGCTGGACATGATGTAAAAGCAGAAGCATTTTTAAATGTTTGTCAACAAATGATGGAGAAATTTCCAAGAGCTAAAAAGGTAATTACTACTTTAAGAGGTTCTATATCTGCTTCTCATAACACTTGGGCAGGAGTTTTATATGATGGAACAAAAATGTTAGAAACTCGTCAATACCAAATTACAGACATCGTAGATAGAGTAGGTGGTGGAGATTCATTTATGGGAGGTTTAATCTACGGATTATTAACATACCCAGATAACGATCAAAACGCTTTAGATTTTGCTGTTGCAGCTTCTTGTTTAAAACACACTATTAAAGGTGATGCTAACTTAGCAACTGTTGCCGAAGTTAATAAATTAATGGGTGGTGATGCATCTGGTAGAGTTGCTAGATAA
- a CDS encoding 6-phosphofructokinase, producing MKKSIAIMCGGGPAPGINTVISTLAKTFLKDGYEVIGVHHGYKGLLSNDPSLVFFNFHRADRIFSLGGSTLIMSRFKPKDSDFKADFFKKYNVNLLVTIGGDDTASTANRLTKYVNSQDLDVKHVHVPKTIDNDLPLPDRNPTFGFHTAKDEGVRIGNTVYEDARTSENWFVVAAMGRSAGHLAFGIASACHYQMMIIPEMFNKTKITFEKIINMIVSSIVKCKIQGIEYGVALVSEGVFHFMEEDEIINSGINFTYDDHGHPELGNVSKSHIFNYLLQVKLKELGLDIKSRPVELGYELRCCKPIAFDLTLCTLLGIGVKKLFDQGVSGCIVSANSRGDIMPLYLKDFEDNEGKIPPRLVNINSDMAQLFINNLFYIKEKDYEDSKKYLPNPEAYDFKKILNWE from the coding sequence ATGAAAAAATCTATTGCAATTATGTGTGGTGGCGGTCCCGCTCCAGGTATAAATACTGTAATTAGTACTTTAGCTAAAACTTTTTTAAAAGATGGTTATGAAGTTATTGGTGTACATCATGGTTATAAAGGATTACTTTCTAATGATCCGTCTTTAGTTTTTTTTAATTTTCATCGTGCAGATCGTATTTTTAGTCTTGGTGGTTCTACTTTAATTATGAGTAGATTTAAACCAAAAGACAGCGATTTTAAAGCCGATTTTTTTAAAAAATACAATGTAAATTTATTAGTAACTATTGGTGGTGATGATACTGCTTCTACTGCTAATAGATTAACTAAATATGTAAACAGTCAGGATTTAGATGTAAAACATGTGCATGTTCCTAAAACAATCGACAACGATTTACCATTACCAGATAGAAACCCAACTTTTGGATTTCATACAGCAAAGGATGAAGGAGTTCGTATTGGTAACACCGTTTACGAGGATGCAAGAACTAGTGAAAACTGGTTTGTCGTTGCTGCCATGGGACGTTCTGCAGGACATTTAGCTTTTGGAATTGCATCCGCTTGTCACTACCAAATGATGATTATTCCTGAAATGTTTAATAAAACAAAAATTACTTTCGAAAAAATCATTAATATGATTGTTTCATCAATTGTTAAATGCAAAATTCAAGGTATAGAATACGGAGTAGCTTTGGTTAGCGAAGGTGTTTTTCACTTCATGGAAGAAGATGAAATCATTAATTCTGGTATTAACTTTACGTATGATGATCACGGACATCCTGAGTTAGGAAATGTAAGTAAATCTCATATATTTAATTATTTATTACAAGTTAAATTAAAAGAACTTGGTTTAGATATTAAATCTAGACCGGTAGAATTGGGGTATGAATTAAGATGTTGTAAACCAATTGCGTTTGATTTAACATTATGTACTTTATTAGGTATTGGAGTAAAAAAATTATTTGATCAAGGAGTTTCTGGTTGTATTGTAAGTGCAAATTCACGTGGAGATATTATGCCATTATATTTAAAAGATTTTGAAGATAATGAAGGTAAAATTCCACCAAGATTAGTAAATATAAATTCAGATATGGCACAGTTATTTATCAACAACCTTTTTTATATAAAAGAAAAGGATTACGAAGATTCAAAAAAATACTTACCAAATCCGGAAGCATACGATTTCAAAAAAATATTAAACTGGGAATAA
- the fahA gene encoding fumarylacetoacetase, translating to MIITANNPNRKSWLKVKEDSDFPIQNIPFGVFITRDDIITIGSRIGDFAIDLGAFHQLGYFEGIPLTDDIFLQDNLNDFIADGRKTWRLVRNRIAEIFDVKNGSLRDNAVHKEKIIFRMDEVEMLLPVAVGDYTDFYSSKEHATNVGSLFRDPENALLPNWLHVPVGYHGRSSSIVPSGTKIRRPYGQTKPLEGSNVPEFGPTKLLDFELEMAFITTDANVLGDRIPIEETEEYIFGLVQFNDWSARDIQAWEYVPLGPFLGKNFASTISPWIVTLDALEPFRVESPKQVYEPLPYLKQKGKGSYDIHLQVGIKPENGVETVVSKSNFKYMYWTMAQQLAHHTVNGCPVESGDIMGSGTISGPTKDSYGSMLELTWKGENPIKLKDGSTRKFINDNDTVIMRAYCKNSKVRIGFGECVGTILPAK from the coding sequence ATGATTATAACAGCAAATAATCCTAATAGAAAATCTTGGCTAAAAGTAAAGGAAGATTCAGATTTTCCTATTCAAAATATTCCTTTTGGTGTTTTTATTACTAGAGACGATATTATTACCATTGGTAGTAGAATTGGCGATTTTGCTATAGATTTAGGTGCTTTTCATCAATTAGGATATTTTGAAGGTATCCCTTTAACTGATGATATTTTTTTACAAGACAATTTAAATGATTTTATTGCTGATGGGCGTAAAACATGGAGATTAGTAAGAAACAGAATAGCAGAAATTTTTGATGTAAAAAACGGAAGCTTACGCGATAATGCCGTTCATAAAGAGAAAATAATCTTTAGAATGGATGAAGTAGAAATGCTATTACCTGTTGCTGTTGGTGATTATACAGATTTTTACTCAAGCAAAGAACATGCTACAAATGTAGGTTCGTTATTTAGAGATCCAGAAAATGCATTGTTACCAAATTGGTTACATGTTCCTGTAGGTTATCATGGAAGAAGCTCTTCTATTGTGCCTTCTGGAACAAAAATAAGAAGACCTTACGGACAAACAAAACCTTTAGAAGGTTCTAATGTTCCTGAATTTGGCCCAACAAAATTACTAGATTTTGAGTTAGAAATGGCTTTTATTACTACGGATGCAAATGTTCTGGGAGATAGAATTCCTATCGAAGAAACAGAAGAATATATTTTTGGATTGGTACAATTTAATGATTGGTCTGCAAGAGATATCCAAGCTTGGGAATATGTACCTTTAGGTCCCTTTTTAGGTAAAAACTTTGCTTCAACAATTTCTCCTTGGATTGTAACTTTAGACGCTTTAGAACCTTTTAGAGTAGAAAGCCCAAAACAAGTTTATGAACCTTTACCTTATTTAAAACAAAAAGGAAAAGGAAGTTACGATATTCATTTACAAGTAGGAATTAAACCAGAAAATGGTGTAGAAACCGTCGTTTCAAAATCTAATTTTAAATATATGTATTGGACAATGGCACAACAATTAGCACATCATACAGTTAATGGTTGTCCTGTTGAATCTGGAGACATAATGGGTTCTGGAACTATTTCTGGACCAACAAAAGACAGTTATGGTTCTATGTTAGAACTTACTTGGAAAGGAGAAAATCCTATAAAATTAAAAGATGGTTCAACGCGTAAATTTATCAACGATAATGACACTGTAATTATGCGTGCTTATTGTAAAAACAGCAAAGTACGTATTGGTTTTGGTGAATGTGTTGGTACAATTTTACCAGCTAAATAA
- a CDS encoding arginine decarboxylase, giving the protein MNTKYIDLIQQTFYFPQEEFKTENNKLFWHGINLMELTAKYGAPLKFTYLPKISENINKAKGWFQKSMDKHNYKGKYFYSYCTKSSHFKHILNEALKNDIHIETSSAFDIDIVNNLKKEGKIKDSTYVICNGFKRDQYIKNIGGLINSGHKNCIPIIDNYEEIDLLLLETKEKFNVGIRIASEEEPKFEFYTSRLGIGYKNIVSFYEREIADNEQVDLKMLHFFINTGIKDNAYYWNELMKCLNVYINLKKVCPTLDSLNIGGGFPIKNSLGFDYDYQYMIDEIINQIKQACDEAEVEVPHIFTEFGSFTVGESGAAIYEVLYQKKQNDRERWNMINSSFITTLPDSWAINKRFVMLPINKWNHKYERVLLGGLTCDSDDYYNSEQHINGIYLPVYEKDKPLYIGFFNTGAYQESVGGFGGLQHCLIPHPKHLIIDRDENGNLITKIFKEQQKSSELLSILGY; this is encoded by the coding sequence GTGAATACTAAATACATAGATTTAATACAACAAACTTTCTACTTTCCACAAGAAGAATTTAAAACAGAAAACAATAAATTATTCTGGCATGGAATTAATTTAATGGAATTAACTGCTAAATATGGCGCTCCATTAAAATTTACATATTTGCCTAAAATATCAGAAAATATTAATAAGGCAAAAGGTTGGTTTCAAAAAAGTATGGATAAACATAATTATAAAGGAAAATACTTTTATAGTTATTGTACAAAAAGCTCACACTTTAAGCACATTTTAAATGAAGCTTTAAAAAATGATATTCATATAGAAACTTCATCTGCTTTTGACATTGATATTGTAAATAATCTTAAAAAAGAAGGTAAAATAAAAGATAGTACATATGTAATATGTAACGGATTTAAAAGAGATCAATACATTAAAAATATTGGAGGTTTAATCAATTCTGGTCATAAAAATTGTATACCTATTATAGATAATTACGAAGAAATTGATTTATTACTATTAGAAACGAAAGAAAAATTTAATGTTGGTATCAGAATCGCATCCGAAGAAGAACCAAAATTTGAATTTTATACATCTAGATTAGGTATTGGTTACAAAAATATTGTATCTTTTTATGAGCGTGAAATTGCTGATAATGAACAAGTAGATTTAAAAATGTTACATTTTTTTATCAATACAGGTATAAAAGATAACGCCTATTATTGGAACGAATTAATGAAATGTTTAAATGTTTATATCAACCTTAAAAAAGTGTGTCCTACTTTAGATAGTTTAAATATTGGTGGTGGTTTTCCTATTAAAAATTCTTTAGGTTTTGATTATGACTATCAATATATGATAGATGAAATTATCAATCAAATTAAACAAGCTTGTGATGAAGCAGAAGTAGAAGTTCCGCATATTTTTACAGAATTTGGAAGTTTTACAGTTGGCGAATCTGGAGCGGCAATTTATGAAGTTTTATATCAGAAAAAACAAAATGATAGAGAACGTTGGAACATGATAAACTCTTCTTTTATAACAACTTTACCAGATTCTTGGGCAATTAACAAGCGTTTTGTAATGTTGCCAATTAATAAATGGAATCATAAATATGAACGTGTTTTATTAGGCGGTTTAACATGTGATAGTGATGATTATTACAATTCAGAACAACATATTAATGGTATTTATTTACCAGTTTATGAAAAAGATAAACCTCTTTATATTGGTTTTTTTAATACCGGAGCTTATCAAGAATCTGTAGGTGGTTTCGGCGGATTACAGCATTGCTTAATTCCGCATCCAAAACATCTAATAATAGATAGAGACGAAAACGGAAACTTAATAACTAAAATATTTAAAGAGCAACAAAAAAGTAGTGAACTACTTTCTATTCTTGGTTATTAA
- the speB gene encoding agmatinase: MNTSKNYAGISPEYGDLATSKIVIIPVPYDGTSTWQKGADKGPEAFLDASDNMELYDIETDSEVYKEGIFLAETVTENSSPEAMVDAVHKITKKYINKNKFVALFGGEHSISIGTVRAFNECFNNLTVLQIDAHADLRKEYLGSKYNHACAMFEANQNTNLVQVGIRSMDISEKRVMNTDKVFFAHDMVVNEDWMDDVVDQLTNNVFITFDLDAIDPSLLPATGTPEPGGLFYYETLEFLKRVFAEKNVVGFDMVELCPNEDDKSSDFVAAKLFYKMLSYKFASKDDTYDNGDDIDDSNNPFGKLSKFKNDEDDY, from the coding sequence ATGAATACATCTAAAAATTATGCAGGAATTTCACCAGAGTATGGAGACCTAGCAACGTCTAAAATTGTAATAATTCCTGTTCCTTATGACGGAACAAGTACTTGGCAAAAAGGTGCGGACAAAGGTCCAGAAGCATTTTTAGATGCCTCGGATAATATGGAATTGTATGATATAGAAACAGATTCTGAAGTATACAAAGAAGGTATATTTTTAGCAGAAACTGTTACAGAAAATTCTTCGCCAGAAGCAATGGTAGATGCCGTTCATAAAATTACTAAAAAGTATATAAACAAAAATAAATTTGTAGCTCTTTTTGGAGGTGAACACTCAATTTCTATTGGAACTGTTAGAGCGTTTAACGAATGTTTTAATAATTTAACAGTATTACAAATTGATGCTCATGCAGATTTAAGAAAAGAATATTTAGGTTCTAAATATAATCATGCTTGTGCTATGTTTGAAGCAAACCAAAATACTAATTTAGTACAAGTTGGTATTAGAAGTATGGATATATCAGAAAAAAGAGTAATGAATACTGATAAAGTATTTTTTGCACATGATATGGTTGTTAATGAAGATTGGATGGATGATGTTGTAGATCAATTAACCAATAATGTTTTTATTACTTTTGATTTAGATGCAATAGATCCTTCACTATTACCTGCTACTGGAACTCCAGAACCAGGAGGTTTATTTTATTATGAAACATTAGAATTTTTAAAGAGAGTTTTTGCTGAAAAAAATGTTGTAGGTTTTGATATGGTAGAATTATGCCCTAATGAAGATGATAAATCTTCAGATTTTGTTGCAGCTAAACTTTTTTACAAAATGTTAAGTTATAAGTTTGCATCTAAAGATGACACTTATGATAATGGTGATGATATAGATGATAGTAATAACCCTTTTGGTAAATTATCAAAATTTAAAAATGATGAAGATGACTACTAA